GATGGCCCCAAGCGAGTTTGCCATTTGACGAATTGAAACAGACACCTTGCCGATATTATCAGAAATCTGTTTGGCGTTATCGTTGATTCCCTTCATTTTTTCTGAGCTTTCATCCGCGGCGGCTATGATCCCGCTGACAGTTCGCTTGATATCATCCACCTGCTCTTTCATATTGGACTGGTTGTCCCGTAGTTCATCCGCACTGGAGCATATTGTGTCGGCCGCGCTCAGGATTTTGTCAACCATCACAAGGATGTCCGGTTCGGCAATATTTGTTGCCGTATTGAGCCGCCGACTTTTAGGCGGTTGGGGCGCTTCACTCATTTTGAAGGTCATGAGTTCTTCAAGTTTCTGCTGAACTGTTTTTGCGCTTTCTGTCATCACCTGCTGATTGCTTCTGATTTCAACAACACCGCCTTCCACCGATTTTGCGATGTTCGACACCTGATGAACCATGCCCGACAAATCATGCGACAACACATCCAGTGCGAGATACAGGTGATGGGTTCTTTCTGAAATATCATTCAGTTCCATCACACTGGTTTCAAAGGGTTGGGGAAGTCGACGACCAGAATCCTCAGAGACGAGCTCCAGAATCTGGCTGATTCGACTTTTGATTCGTTTTGCCAGTTCATCAATACTGCTCTGATAATCTTCCACGGTGGCATCATCCGAAAAAGCCCAGTCCATGATTGCCAGAAGTTTTTCCAGCAGTCTGGCGGAGTCTTCATGCAAATCACTCAACTGCGCTCCTGCAAATTCCAGATGACGCTGATCACAAAGTCTACTGAGTTCCAGATAGCCCTCATGCAACACCTGTAACAGGTGCATTAGAACACGCTCGAGATGATGAATATTTTCTTCATGACGATTGTTCTGAAGCAACAGATAATAACCAAAGCCACCAGATCCCGCGGCAATCAAACAAAAAAGCATTCCCAGCCAGGCCAACCAGAGTGGCATGTGAATAAAAAGACCTACGTTCACAAGGAGTCCTCCCAGACACCCGAACACCAATATGCCAAAACCTGTTTTATATTTCATGTCAACCTTTGAAATGAGAGTGTGGCCAGGGCAATGAATCAGACCTCACAATCGGTTTTGTGATGATTTATATTTATAACTTGTTGTCAGCATCCATTAAACGTAATTGTTTTAATACTATCGTCAAGTAAACCTAAAGATTCTGTAGCAACAAATAGTTCATGAAACAATAGAGCTATAAATTATTCATTATCAATCCGGTTGCATCAATTCTTACTTCCTGCTGATTTTTATTTATCAAAATGATGCTTCCCCCACAAGAGACAAAAACCGCTTTATTTCATTCATTTGTTATTTGACTTTTAAAAGGAACCCTTATGAAGAACCCAAAATCGCTTGAAACATCCAGAATCAGCATCACCGCTCATTATACCAGCTATGTCTGGGCTAAAAACAACTTATCACATCCCTTATTGACAACATGGCAGGGAAAAGCT
The sequence above is a segment of the SAR324 cluster bacterium genome. Coding sequences within it:
- a CDS encoding methyl-accepting chemotaxis protein, producing the protein MKYKTGFGILVFGCLGGLLVNVGLFIHMPLWLAWLGMLFCLIAAGSGGFGYYLLLQNNRHEENIHHLERVLMHLLQVLHEGYLELSRLCDQRHLEFAGAQLSDLHEDSARLLEKLLAIMDWAFSDDATVEDYQSSIDELAKRIKSRISQILELVSEDSGRRLPQPFETSVMELNDISERTHHLYLALDVLSHDLSGMVHQVSNIAKSVEGGVVEIRSNQQVMTESAKTVQQKLEELMTFKMSEAPQPPKSRRLNTATNIAEPDILVMVDKILSAADTICSSADELRDNQSNMKEQVDDIKRTVSGIIAAADESSEKMKGINDNAKQISDNIGKVSVSIRQMANSLGAISRHTKDAMNISAEADASAQETLTTMNQLGETAKQIGRVVKLIDTIASQTNMLALNATIEAASAGEAGKGFAVVAEEVKKLAQQTSEANNEIAQQIEHVQNGILQALSHTQNMTSIINKVSKINNSIDLSVQNENIAATQIKQSVENITKASQESTRNVAYATENIKIVFNNVKRIQEYFELALEILIENHSKSFGFVRLGMGIKLILLDHFKLDDHAVSRIIEELSKMEQNEEKLKQISSIEFL